The Mucilaginibacter sp. PAMB04168 genome contains the following window.
TCCTTCGTGCTTTACTAGAAATGGCAGGTGTGTAGCCTGGGGCAAGCCATCGTTAGTATTATTAACCAGCGTAGCAAAACTGTACCGCTGCATAAAGCTTACGGCCTCTTGGGTATCAGTAATTTGGAAGTGTTTAGGGATGTACATGAGATAAGGGTGTTGCTATTTAGCAAGAGTGCCAAACAGAAATTTAATTACAGGTGTGTATATTAAAATGAGGTGGTAGGCGAGGGAGCAAGGTAGCCGGAGCAGGGTAAGCAGCTATCTATATTTAGCTGATAAGGCCAAGCAGAGAATAAGCAGCCAAGCCACTCATCCTCTGCTAAAAATCAAGGATTATAAGCTTTCTAAAAGCTGCTTTAATACCGCCTGAGCAGCCCATACGCGGTTGCCGGCCTCATGTATAACGGCTGAGTGTGGCCCGTCAAGAACTTCGTCTGAAAGCTCCAGGTTTCGGCGTACAGGCAAGCAATGCATAACTTTGGCGTTGTTGGTAGCTTGCAGCATTTCGTTATCAAGCATCCACTCCGGGTAGCTGCCAGGCATCTCACCGTAAGGCTCATAAGCCGACCAATTCTTTACATACACAAAATCGGCACCAACTAAGGCCTCCTGTTGGTTATGGGTAATAGTTGCACCTTCTGTAAATTCGGTGCTTAAGTTATACCCCTCGGGGTGTGCAATTACAAAATCAACGTCGGCACGGCACATCCATTCAGCAAAAGAATTAGGTACTGCCTGAGGCAACGCTTTGATGTGTGGTGCCCAGGTAAGTACTACCTTAGGTCGCTCAACCGTTTTAAGTTCTGTAATGGTTATTAAATCGGTAAGGCTTTGCAGCGGGTGGCGGGTGGCTGATTCCAGGCTTACCACCGGTACGCCACAAAATTCTACAAACTTATTGAAGATAGTTTCGCTGTAATCTGCTTCACGGTCTTTCAGTCCCGGAAACGAACGCACACCAATGATATCCACATACTGACCCAAAACTGCCGCCGCCTCACGTATATGCTCAACTGTTGTACCGTTCATAATGGCGCCATCCTGTAGTTCCAAAGCCCAACCTTCCTTATCAATGTTGAGCACCATGGCGTTCATCCCCAGGTTAAGAGCCGCCTTTTGTGTGCTCATCCGGGTACGCAAGCTTGGGTTAAGGAACACTAAGCCTATGGTCTTGTTTTTGCCTAAGTGCTGAAAGGCGTAAGGGGCGCTCTTTAGCTGCAGTGCTTCGGCAACTAAGGCGTTAATATCGGTTACGTCGTGTACGGATGTAAATTGCTTCATCTATCTTTTCCGGTCGTCCCTAACGGGAAAGTGTTTTAGTTTATATATTAAGCTACGGCGTGCGCAGCTTTCAGGGTTTGTGCAAATGCTTCTAAAAACTGGTCGGCATGTGCTTTGGTTAAGTTTAGCGCAGGTAGCAATCTAACTACATTGGGTTTAGCTTCGCCTGTAAAAATATGGTGCTTATACAAAAGCTCTTTACGAACGTCGGCCAGTTCCTGCGGTAGTTCGATGCCAATCATCAAACCACGACCACGAACTTCTATGACCTGCTCAAACTTCCTAAGTTCAGTAATCAAGTATTGGCCAACTTCGGCAGCATTCTGCATTAGGTTATTTTCTTCTATTTCCTCTAAAACCGCTAAAGCAGCCGCGCAGGCTAAATGGTTACCGCCAAAAGTAGTACCCAACATACCATAAGCTGGCTTAATTTTAGGAGAGATGCTGATAGCACCAATAGGAAAACCATTACCCATGCCTTTGGCCATGCTGTAAATATCAGCGTCAACCCCTGCAAAATCATGTGAATAGAATTTGCCCGTACGGCCATAACCGCACTGAACCGAATCGGCGATAAATACCGCATTATACTGATCGCACAGCGCTCTTATTTTTTGCAAAAAGCTTTCGGTTGCTACCTGTATACCACCAACCCCTTGTATGCCTTCAATTATAACAGATGATATTTCGTTTTGGGAAAATGCATGCTCTAATGCACTTTCATCGCACCAGGGCAAAAAGATTACATTGTCGGTCTCATTAACCGGCGCTACAATTTTAGGATTATCAGTTACTGCAACAGCCAGCGAGGTACGGCCATGGAAAGCTTTACTAAAGGCAATAACTTTCTTTTTACCGTTGTAAAAAGAAGCAAGCTTTAAAGCATTTTCGTTAGCCTCGGCACCGGAGTTACACAAAAATAACTGGTAGTCGTTCTTGCCCGATACTCGGCCCAATTTTTCGGCCAGTTGCTTTTGCAAGGGTATTTCTACAGAGTTTGAGTAAAAACCTATCTGATGTAACTGATCTTCCAATCGTTTTACATATCGTGGGTTAGTATGACCAATAGAAATTACGGCATGACCGCCATATAGATCCAGATACTCGGTACCCTGAGCATCGTAAACCAAACTACCAACACCCTTTACAATCTCAATCGGATTGATGGGGTAAACATCAAATAGTTTCATTTGCTAAAAATGTAAAACGTTAAAAAATATAATCAATTAAAAAGCTGCGGCTTTCAGTTTCAAGCCAGCGGTTTCCTCTAACCCAAAAATCAGATTCATGTTTTGGACTGCCTGGCCTGATGCACCCTTTAACAGGTTATCCATAATGCTGATTATAAATAACTTGTCACCCTTTTTTTGTACCTGTATAAAGCATTTGTTAGTGTTCACAATCTGCTTTAAGTC
Protein-coding sequences here:
- a CDS encoding N-acetylornithine carbamoyltransferase, which gives rise to MKQFTSVHDVTDINALVAEALQLKSAPYAFQHLGKNKTIGLVFLNPSLRTRMSTQKAALNLGMNAMVLNIDKEGWALELQDGAIMNGTTVEHIREAAAVLGQYVDIIGVRSFPGLKDREADYSETIFNKFVEFCGVPVVSLESATRHPLQSLTDLITITELKTVERPKVVLTWAPHIKALPQAVPNSFAEWMCRADVDFVIAHPEGYNLSTEFTEGATITHNQQEALVGADFVYVKNWSAYEPYGEMPGSYPEWMLDNEMLQATNNAKVMHCLPVRRNLELSDEVLDGPHSAVIHEAGNRVWAAQAVLKQLLESL
- a CDS encoding aminotransferase class III-fold pyridoxal phosphate-dependent enzyme, with protein sequence MKLFDVYPINPIEIVKGVGSLVYDAQGTEYLDLYGGHAVISIGHTNPRYVKRLEDQLHQIGFYSNSVEIPLQKQLAEKLGRVSGKNDYQLFLCNSGAEANENALKLASFYNGKKKVIAFSKAFHGRTSLAVAVTDNPKIVAPVNETDNVIFLPWCDESALEHAFSQNEISSVIIEGIQGVGGIQVATESFLQKIRALCDQYNAVFIADSVQCGYGRTGKFYSHDFAGVDADIYSMAKGMGNGFPIGAISISPKIKPAYGMLGTTFGGNHLACAAALAVLEEIEENNLMQNAAEVGQYLITELRKFEQVIEVRGRGLMIGIELPQELADVRKELLYKHHIFTGEAKPNVVRLLPALNLTKAHADQFLEAFAQTLKAAHAVA